The Maridesulfovibrio salexigens DSM 2638 region ACCAGAACATATCTTCCACCCTATCAAACCTAGCACTATAACAAATATAAAACAACGAGGAGCAAATAAAAAACCGTGCGTATTTTTATAACGCACGTTTTTTTTGAAGCTGCAAGCTGTACTAATTTTCTACTATTTCAAAGAGTTAATCCTATTTGTCAGCTTTCTAAATTCATTTTTCATTTCGATATTCTGAAACACAACCAGATCTGGAGTTTGCAATTCAGAAATGCGTTCCAGCATGGCATTGGCATCCTGCATAAGAGTAATCAGGCTGTGCGCCCCCTGAACAGTCTCAAAAGTATTCAGGGCCACCTCATACTCATGAGAAATTCCGGATTTAGCATCCGCAACACGTATTTTATTCCTACGCAGGTAGTCATCATACATCTTCGCTGTTCTAACTGTCAGTCCCTGAGCTGCGAGATTGGTCTTGTATATGGCCCTATATTTAACAGGTTCACTATTGATTTTTTCTACAGTCCTCTGAATCAACTCTTCCTGCTTTTTTACTATCTCAGCTATACGGACCAGATAAACATTTTCAATTTTCTGTTCATAGTTATCGTAAAGATTAAGTAAAATGCGCAGCAACAAGGTATGCATGCCATAGTAACGCTTGGCCATTTCAATATTTTCATTTGCTTCGGCCGTAAGCCGCTGCAATTCTGTAGTAATCAACTTAACATTATTAAAGACGGAAACGAGGCGTACGTCGTCATCACCGGTGACACTATAGACAAGTGTTTCCACCTGTTCCCGGTCAACCTTCATACCGATACCCTGCATCTCGGTAAGCAGCTGATCAATCAAGCCTTCTATACGTTTATCATTTTCTTCTTCACGTATCTCAAGATCACGAATCTCTGCTTCAATTGAATCAGCATCTTTTTTCCAAACTTCCCACTTCTTGACTTTCTTAGGTGCAGCAAGGCGCTCGGTCTTTAACTCAGCCACCTGTTCCCGGCAATACCGCGAGTCCTCCTGCAATTTCCGGATGGCAGACTTGGATTCCGACATTCCGGAAATCCCCAAAATCTCGATACATTCATCCAGCAAATCATTAATTTTATTGTCTACACTACCCTTGTCATCTTTCAGGGGATTCCATGAAGAATCCGGGACATTGGAGCGCAAATCCAACTCCGACACAGCATCAGAAAGCAAAGGATGAACCTCACCCCAGACATCCTCAAGCGAGGAAGCCGGGGCAGAAGAACCAAAACAGAACACCAACGCAATCAAACAACAAAATACTCTCACCAATCTCCACCTCTAAATACAAAGACTAAATTGTTCGAAGTATTAACATAACACCTTACAAAAGCAGGTGTCATGTATTAAATGCAAAACATAAACGCTTCGCTGCACGGCACCAAAACGACAACTTAACCTATTCATTTCAACATAATGTGAATTTTTTCCCATTTATAAACTGAAAATCATATAATACTATAATTTAAGCCTTCACGTCTGGACATATACTCAGCAGAGGCATATAAAACCCGCCGAAGGATAGTGGAATTTATCCACCTCACCATACTGATACCTGCGACACCGCCTCTGGACCATCGCCAGAAACAGGCCCTCCGGCAGTGCCCTACCCCCGGCTTCACGCTGAACGCAATTCCCGCGAGCCATCTCAACCACACCATAACTGCGGGATATGCCGGGACTACTTACTTCAGTATTTTTGTTTTACAGATCTAAGCGAATGGAGAGAAGCTATGCCCAAATCATTGGCAAAGACTTTTGTGAATACCTTTCTGGGTCATGCCCCGATGTGGTATAAACTGGCTATTCTGGCCTTCCTGGTTATCAACCCCATAATCATGGCCACCGTAGGACCCTTCGTAGCGGGCTGGGTTCTAATTGCGGAATTTATTTTCACCCTGACAATGGCTCTGAAATGCTACCCCCTTCCGGCGGGCGGCCTACTGGCAATGGAAGCAGTTCTCATCGGACTGACGACTCCTGAAACCATCTATCACGAAGCTCACCACAACTTTGAAGTTATCCTGCTGCTGATCTTCATGGTAGCTGGTATCTACTTCATGAAGGACTTTTTACAGTTTACCTTCACCCGTATTCTGGTCAACGTCCGCTCCAAGAAGCTGATCTCTCTATTGTTCTGCTTTGCCGGAGCCTTCCTTTCCGCATTCCTTGATGCACTGACCGTTACCGCCGTTATCATGGCTGTTGCGCTGGGTTTTTACAGTGTCTACCACAAGTATGTTTCCAGCGGCGCGGACAAAGGTTCTCACAGCCTTGATTCCGACCTGCACCTCAAAGAAAAGAACCGCGAAGAACTTAAAGAGTTCCGCGGCTTCCTGCGTAACCTGATGATGCACGGTGCTGTCGGTACCGCCCTCGGTGGCGTGTGCACACTTGTCGGTGAGCCCCAGAACCTGCTTATCGGTAGCGAAATGGGCTGGCACTTCATCCCATTTGCAGTAAACGTAGCGCCCGTAACAATGCCTGTTTTTGTTATCGGCCTTCTGACCTGTCTGCTGACAGAACAATTCAAAATCTGCGGCTACGGCTATAGTCTTCCCGGCAACATCCGCTCCTTCCTCTTTGAAGAAGCAATGCGTCAGGAAGAAAAGCAGGGACAGGCAGGCAAGGTTAAACTCATCATTCAGGCACTGATCGGTGTCTGGCTGATTCTTGCTCTGGCCTTCCACCTTGCTGCTGTTGGTATTGTCGGCCTCTCAATTATCGTACTTCTTACCGCCTTCACCGGTGTTATCGAAGAAAGCCGCATCGGACCCGCATTCGAAGAGGCTCTGCCCTTCACCGCACTCCTTGTTGTATTCTTCGCTGTAGTTGCTGTTATCCACTCTCAGGAGCTCTTCAAGCCTATTATCTCATACGTGCTTAGCATGCAGGGTCAGGCCCAGCTTATGGCCTATTACGTGGCAAACGGAGTACTCTCAGCAATCTCTGACAACGTATTCGTTGCTACCGTATACATATCCGAAACCAAAATGCATTTTGTCCACGTACTCGATGCGATTCCCGGTATCGGCATGAGCGGACAGGAACTGATGGCTAAGCTGACCGATCCCCACGCAGTACGCGCGGATGTCATCGCCACTCTGCCTCAGGCTGCAGGCGCACAGGTTCAGGCAGCTATGCACCAGTTCGACAAACTTGCTGTAGCAATCAACACCGGAACCAACATTCCTTCCGTTGCAACACCGAACGGACAGGCCGCGTTCCTCTTCCTGCTGACCAGCGCACTGGCACCTGTAATCAGGCTTTCCTACGGCAGAATGGTTCTGCTGGCACTGCCCTACACCATCACAATGTCCATCACCGGACTGCTGGCTGTAGACTGGTTCCTGTAGACCATACAAATATTAATTACCAACAAGAAGCGGGTAACCCGAATTATCGGGTTACCCGCTTTTCTTTTGTCTCCCTCTGGACATCAAAAAATAAAAACACTACCTTCTACATGAAAATCGGAATCAACTACAGATATAAAATTCATACTGGAGACTACTCATGGACACTACTCTTGAAATCATCGGTTATTTACGGTCAGACATTAAAGAACGCGAAAAAGCCCCTAAACAAGGCAGCGAGGGTGGAATTGAAGCTACAGTAGAAATAAACGAAAAATACAGTGAAGCACTGGAAGGATTGGAAGCAGGAGCTGAGATATTACTTTTCACATGGCTGCACAAAGCAGACAGGAGCTATCAAAAGGTTCATCCGCGTGGCGATGAATCACGTCCAAAACGGGGCGTATTCTCGACCCGTTCCCCGGACAGACCTAATCCTATCGGCCTTCATCCGGTGACCATCACCGCCATTAACGGCTGCAAAATAAAAGTCCGCCCTATGGAAGCCATAGACGGAACACCGCTGGTCGACATAAAAATAGGCCAACGCAAAAAATAGGACATACCCCCATCCCGGCAGCCGATAAATTCATCGATATGAATTTAATATAAAATAAATCTAATTTATTTTAAGGATGACCACCATCGCAGCAGCCATGAAATTCATTGAGATGAATTTTGTATAAAATAAATCAAATATATTTTAAGGATGACCACCATCCCACGGGGTCGGTTACAGAAGGACCGACCCCGCATGGGGTATTCCATCGATACAGGTATCGTGAAATCTCGGGTAGTTACTACCGGGGACGGTAAGTAATTCTGCCGCGAGTGAGATCGTAAGGAGAGAGCTCAACGGTAACTTTATCACCGGGCATAACTCTGATGCGGAATTTACGCATTTTGCCGGAGATGTGAGCCAGAACCTCATGACCATTTTCAAGCTCTACGCGAAACATAGCGTTAGGGAGAGCTTCTTCTACAATACCATTAACTGCAATGCCTTCTTCTTTAGCCAAAACTTTTCCTCGTATTATTAATAGTTATCATAAAAAAAGCCCGCATACGCAACTGCGACAGCGGGCTTATTTTTCGATTTTCCCGGATAGGGGAATATCAAGACTGTCTTTAGGTACAAAATGGTTTCGGTGAGAATTACGTATTCTCACCAGCCCAAAGGGGCTTTATACCAATTCGCAACAAATTACCAGCGTCTGGGACGTGGTTCGCGGGGACGAGCTTCGTTTACTTTCAGATTACGTCCGCCAAAGTCAGAACCATCAAGATTTTCAATAGCCTGAATAGCGCCTTCGTCTTCCATTTCAACAAAACCGAATCCGCGGGGGCGGCCAGTTTCACGGTCATTGATGAGTTTAACGGAAATTACTTCACCAAACTCTTCAAAAGCAGCCCTTACATCTTCCTCAGAGGAACTCCAAGGAAGATTACCCACGTAAATGTTCTTCGACATCTCAAAAAACTCCATAAAACGTTAAGACTTAAAACAACCCAGACAGCCGGTTCGAATCAAAATTCGTCACCACACTTTGCTACAGGCCAGAATTACGCCTCCAACCCATAAACCATTCAACTAAATACCCATACAGACAATCTACGATATTCGGCTGAAATCCGGTATCCTATGTAGCCCCATACCTCAGCAAGAATAAAAGAGCAATAGGCCTGCGTAAAAAAAGGTATATAAATTATACTTTTTTTCACGCAGGCCAGAAACTATCGAAAAGAGTAGCTGCTTACTTCTTGAGCCAGCTCATCATTTTACGGAGTTCGCCACCGACCTGTTCGATCTGGTGCTCCTTACCGATGCGGCGCATAGCAGAGAAGTGAGCCTTACCGGTCATGTTCTCAGCGATGAATTCACGTGCGAATTCACCCTGCTGGATTTCTTTGAGGATCTTCTTCATTTCTTCACGGCTCTTGTCGTTGATAACGCGGGGGCCGCGAGTAAGGTCACCGTACTCAGCAGTGTCGGAGATGGAATCACGCATTTTGGCGAGGCCACCTTCGTAAATGAGGTCGATGATCAGCTTGCACTCGTGCAGACACTCAAAGTATGCGATTTCAGGCTGGTAACCGGCTTCAACAAGAGTTTCGAACCCAGCTTTGATCAGCTCGGAAAGACCACCGCAGAGAACAGCCTGCTCACCGAAAAGGTCAGTTTCTGTTTCTTCGCGGAAGGTGGTCTGCAGAACGCCGGAGCGGGTTGCGCCGATACCTTTTGCGTAAGCAAGTGCGATATCAAAAGCTTTACCGGAGGCATCCTGATCGACTGCGATGATCGCAGGAACTGCTCCGCCTTCAGTGTAGGTGCGACGTACGAGATGGCCGGGGCCTTTAGGGGCAGCCATGATTACGTCAACATCTGCCGGGGGAGCAATCTGTTCGAAATGAATGTTGAAACCGTGACCGAAAGCAAGAACGTCGCCGGACTTGAGGTTGGGAGCGATGTCATTTTTGTAAACTTCAGCCTGAACCTGGTCGGGCAGAAGAATCATGATCAGATCAGCCTGAGCTGCAGCTTCAGCAGCGCTGACAGGTTCAAAACCGTGTTCCTTGGCAAGCTCGTAGTTGGCGCCACCGGGACGCTGACCTACAACAACTTTAACACCGGAATCACGAAGGTTCTGTGCGTGGGCGTGGCCCTGGCTACCGTAACCGATGATGGCAACTGTCTTATCTTTAAGCAGATTCAGATCAGCATCATTTTCATAATAAACTTTCATTGCTTTCTCCTGATTTTTCTCTTTAATTCGGACACGAAACTCGCGAATAGTTTCCCGGCGGCTCGCCTTGAAAAAAGCCAGCCGGAGGGCACTCCTGTGCCGAAATGTTGATGAAATTTTTTACCTAAACTTGCAGGGCGCGCTTCATAGCGACGGTACCTGTACGGGCGACTTCCTTGATACCGAATCTGGTCAATAGGTTGATCAGTGCTTCGATCTTGCCGTGGTCACCGGTGACTTCAATAGATAGTTCGTCCGGGCTCACATCAACAACCTTGCAGCGGAAAATATCCACAATACGCAGAATTTCAGCTCGTTTGTTGTCTTCGGCATTTACCTTGAGAATGACCATTTCACGCTCAACAGCCTTGTGTTCAACCATGTCCACAACTTTAATAACCGTAACCAGCTTGCGAAGCTGTTTAACGATTTGCTCAACGATGTGTTCATCGCCGATAGTTGTAATAGTCATGTGGGACACTCCCTCCTCAAGGGTGGGAGCTACGTTGAGGGATTCAATGTTGAATCCTCGCCCGCTGAACAGTCCTGCAACTCTGGAAAGAACCCCGGGCTCGTTTTCAACTGTCACGGATAAAGTATGTCTCATTACTTCCTCCTAAACGAGCAGCATGTCGGTTAATGAAGCACCGGCCGGGACCATGGGGTACACGTTCTCTTCCGGATCCACACGGACATCGATGATGGTCGGCTTTCCGTTGGAGAAAGCTTCCTTAAGCACCGGTTCGAGGTCTTTTTCTTCAGTAACCCTGTACCCAGCAGCTCCGTATGCTTCGGCAAGTTTAACGAAGTCCGGCTGGGCATCCATGCAGGTTTCACAGTAGTTGCGATTGTAAAAAAGCTCCTGCCACTGGCGGACCATTCCGAGATAGCCGTTATTCAAAATAACAATTTTTACGGGAAGGTTGTTGCAGACAGCAGTCATCATTTCCTGAATATTCATCTGAATAGAACCGTCACCGGCAATATTCACCACAAGTTTGTCGGGGAAGGCCATCTGAGCGCCGATAGCTGCGGGAAAACCGAAGCCCATGGTACCGAGACCACCTGATGAAAGGAAAGATTTGGAGCGTTTAAACTTATAGAACTGGGCAGCCCACATCTGGTTCTGGCCTACTTCAGTAGCGACAATGGCTTCGCCTTTACTGATTTCGTAGACTTTCTCCACAACTCGTTGGGGCTTAATGAATTCGGTGTCGCCCTTTTTATATCGCAGGGGATGAGTTTCTGACCATTCCTGAACCTGCCTGACCCATACAGCGTGGGCAACTTCCCAGTCCACGGAATCAAGGTTCGGTTCCATTTCACTCTTTAATGCAGACAGTGCGCTTTTGCAGTCAGCGACCAGAGGCACGTGTACGGCTACGTTCTTCTGAATTGAGGTGGGGTCAATATCGATGTGAACAAGAGTGGCTTTGGGGGCAAAAGTGCTAACCTTACCGGTAACACGGTCATCGAACCTCGCCCCGATTGCCAGGACGAGGTCCGCGTTATTTATTGCCATGTTTGCGGCGTAGGTGCCGTGCATTCCCAACATCCCCAGCCAAAGGGGATCTTCTCCGGGAAAGGCGCCCAGCCCCATAAGGGTAGCGGTCACCGGAATGTTCAGGCTCTGAGCGAGCCATGTCAATTCATCCTCAGCTCCAGAGCTGATAACCCCTCCGCCTGCATAAATCAAGGGCCTTTCTGCACCTTCGATCAATTTTGCGACTTTTTTAATCTGCCGCGCATGCGGTTTCAGATTGGGGTTGTAGCTCCGCAGCGACACATCTTCAGGCCATTCGAACTCGAATTTCTGCTGCATAATATCCTTTGGCAGGTCAACCAGAACCGGGCCGGGACGTCCTGTACGGGCCAGATAAAAGGCCTGTCGTACAGTATAGGCAAGGTCCTTAATGTCCTTAACCAAATAATTATGCTTTGTGCAGGGTCGGGTGATTCCTACGATATCCACTTCCTGAAACGCATCGTTTCCGATCAGCGGTGTGGGAACCTGTCCGGTGAAAATAACCACCGGAATTGAATCCATATACGCCGTTGCTATGCCGGTAACAGTGTTGGTCGCTCCGGGACCTGATGTCACGAGGCAGACTCCTACATCGCCGGTGGCGCGTGCATAGCCGTCCGCAGCATGGATTGCACCCTGTTCGTGCCTTACAAGTATGTGCTTAAACGGATAATTGGGCAATTCGTCGTATATATCAATTACGGCTCCTCCAGGGAATCCGAATACGACGTCCACACCCTCCTTTTTCAGACATTCAAGAAATATCTGAGCTCCGGTGAGCTCCATGGCTACCCTCCCTTATTTATGCTTGTCGAGCAAAGCTTGCAGCTTTGTCTTTCCAGCGAGTTTTTTCTTTTTGAGTTCTTTGACCTCCTGAGTTTCAGTGTCACTCAGGTAGGACTTAGCTTCCATTTTATCGATGAGTTTCTTGAATTCGTTGTGCTGATTCCATAGAGCGTTAATTTCGCTATCCTGGCCCACTAGCTGCTCGATCAGTTCAATTTCTCTCTGTTCCATTTGAAACTCCTTTTTGCAATGGTTTGCAACTCAGGCGCTGGCAGGGATTATCCCATCCCAGCGCGGTTCAACATCGGACTCCACCAGTAAAACCTTTTTACGGTTGGAATGCCCTGATGCAATGGAAATATTTCGCTTTTTAAGACCCAGACGGGTCGCGACAAATGCGGCAAGAGCCTTGTTGGCTTTGTTATCAACAGCGGGCGCGTTTATCCGCACACGCACGCTGTCCTGATACTCCCCGGTGATACCTTCGTTCTTGGCGCCGGGTTGCACCCACACAGAGACCCTCCACGAACCGTGTCCGCAGGGCCTGATGTAAGATGGGAGTTCAGCTATAACTTCGCTCACTTGGCCTTCTTGAAGAATTTAAGTTTGGATTCGATGGCTTCGACTTTCTCAACTTCGGGATCACCTATCTCCAAAGTTTTGAGATGGGACTCAAGGAGAGCTTTCAACTCAACCTCAAAACGGGTTCTCTGCCGTTTCAGCTCATTGATGTCCTCGTGAATCTGGGCAAGCCTGTTATGCGCCTGCTGCAAAATCACCTCTGCCCTGGAATGGGCTTCATTGATGATGACTTCGGCTTCTTTCCTTGCGGTAGCCTTAAGGTCATCCACCATCTTCTGGGTGGTCATCAAGGTATCGCGCAGTGTTTCTTCACGCTGGCGAAACTCAGTGATAGTGCTCTCACGACGGGAAACCATCTTCTGGAGCTGCTTTTTCTCATCGGCAGAAGTCCCCAGAACCTCCGCGAGTTCAACCATGAGCTGGTCAACTTCACTCTTGGAGTATCCGAATAGTGACTTCGAGAATTTTTTATTAAGTAAGTCTATTTTTGAAAGACTCATGCCCACCTCCGGCATCTACATACCATAAGCGAGTCTGGTGAGGTTACCCACCAGCGCAATGTCGAGCATCTGGATAGCCAGAAGCACAACAATGGGTGAAAGGTCAAATCCACCAATATTTACAAAGGGAAGATACTGCCTAACCTTGGCAAAGACAGGCTCAGTCACGCTACGCAAAAATCTGACAATGGGATTGTAGGGATCAGGATTGACCCAAGTAATCAGGGCGGAAATGATAACCACCCACATATAGAGATTAAGTACGAGCGAAAGGACCTTCGCCACGGCAAGAATCACGTAATCCATTTAACATACTCCTAACGGGCTGGATCAGAAGCGGCGGCTTCCGATCTTGACTATAAATTGGCACAGCAGGATTCAAGAATCAACTGTTTTTCCAAATTTAACTAAATTCTATTAAATATAAGAACATGGGTCACAAAGAGGACACAGGAAAATCAAGACCTGAAAGCCCCCTCTGCTCTTTCATACTGATTTAAATAAACTTTAGCTGACCACAACCGCAACTGGACCAGACATCGTTCCGGGCCTTTTCCAGCAGGTTGCAAAGAGTCCAATAGCTATCCACATGCAAACGGGCATTAAGGGTCGGACTGCGGTAAGCCCAAAACTCAACCCCTGCACGCTCGGCACAGCTCTCATCCACCCATGTGTCACCAATATAGACGACCTCTTCGGGCTTCATTTTCCATTTATCTAAAATGTAATGAACGCCCTCCGGATGGGGCTTGGTATTAGGCAGGGTCTGCGAAGTAACCATTGGCGCAAAGAACCCCTCAATATCAAACATTTGTAAAACCAGCGGGAGAGTATCAGTACGGTTGGTATTGATACCCATACGGATATTATTAGTTCTCAGCCACTCAAGTAGACGGGTCAGCCCTTCTTCCACTTCAATGTAATTAATCCCTTCCTTAAGTGAGGGGTCTTTACTGAAGGCAAAGGCTTCATCATGGAATTCTTCAGGCAGGATATGCTTAAGGGCAGCAGCATGAGTCAATGCATGGACGGCTTTTTCTTCTTCTGCATCCATTAGATCAAGTCCAAACTTTTCCTTGAACTTGTTGTAGTACCACTTATTGGATTCAAAGGAATTGATCAAGACCCCATCGCAGTCAAAAATCACACCTTTGATTTCTTTAACCACGTCAGGAGGCGTTACCGCGCTGATATGTATTGATTCCATAGGATTTCTCCCTAAACTTCTTTCACTTTAAGGACTACAGTAAATTCCCGGTCAAGCCACGGCTTGTCTTCGGGCAATCCGGAAAGGTCCAGTAATTTCCACGCCTTTTCGCGGAGCACCAGAGCTTTCTCCTCCAACAGTCCTTCCTTTTCATAAAATTCAATATCGCGATCCTTCCAAAGAGAGACAGCATCTACATCACTGGTAACCAGAACAGAATTTTCAGGCAGAAGCAACGCAAAGCCTTCCAGCACCTTCTTCCACGGCAGTTGAACATCACCGCCGCCCAGTCCGGGCAGATTGGCCATAAGACCGCCAAGAGCCATAGCCTTGCGGTCATCTTCGTTATCTACGTCCAGACCGAGGCTTTCGCCAAATCCGGCCCACTTCTCATTTAAATTTTGTTCAAGAGAGCCAAGTTCGATATTCTTTTCTTCATAGGCGTAACAAAGAGCCAAAACCACCTGATTCTGAATACGTGCTTCTTCATCGCTCTTATCTTCAACATCAGGAGAAATACGGGCAGTCAATTCATTCTGGATGGC contains the following coding sequences:
- the nhaB gene encoding sodium/proton antiporter NhaB — translated: MPKSLAKTFVNTFLGHAPMWYKLAILAFLVINPIIMATVGPFVAGWVLIAEFIFTLTMALKCYPLPAGGLLAMEAVLIGLTTPETIYHEAHHNFEVILLLIFMVAGIYFMKDFLQFTFTRILVNVRSKKLISLLFCFAGAFLSAFLDALTVTAVIMAVALGFYSVYHKYVSSGADKGSHSLDSDLHLKEKNREELKEFRGFLRNLMMHGAVGTALGGVCTLVGEPQNLLIGSEMGWHFIPFAVNVAPVTMPVFVIGLLTCLLTEQFKICGYGYSLPGNIRSFLFEEAMRQEEKQGQAGKVKLIIQALIGVWLILALAFHLAAVGIVGLSIIVLLTAFTGVIEESRIGPAFEEALPFTALLVVFFAVVAVIHSQELFKPIISYVLSMQGQAQLMAYYVANGVLSAISDNVFVATVYISETKMHFVHVLDAIPGIGMSGQELMAKLTDPHAVRADVIATLPQAAGAQVQAAMHQFDKLAVAINTGTNIPSVATPNGQAAFLFLLTSALAPVIRLSYGRMVLLALPYTITMSITGLLAVDWFL
- the tsaA gene encoding tRNA (N6-threonylcarbamoyladenosine(37)-N6)-methyltransferase TrmO; translated protein: MDTTLEIIGYLRSDIKEREKAPKQGSEGGIEATVEINEKYSEALEGLEAGAEILLFTWLHKADRSYQKVHPRGDESRPKRGVFSTRSPDRPNPIGLHPVTITAINGCKIKVRPMEAIDGTPLVDIKIGQRKK
- the infA gene encoding translation initiation factor IF-1, with product MAKEEGIAVNGIVEEALPNAMFRVELENGHEVLAHISGKMRKFRIRVMPGDKVTVELSPYDLTRGRITYRPR
- a CDS encoding RNA recognition motif domain-containing protein, coding for MSKNIYVGNLPWSSSEEDVRAAFEEFGEVISVKLINDRETGRPRGFGFVEMEDEGAIQAIENLDGSDFGGRNLKVNEARPREPRPRRW
- the ilvC gene encoding ketol-acid reductoisomerase, with protein sequence MKVYYENDADLNLLKDKTVAIIGYGSQGHAHAQNLRDSGVKVVVGQRPGGANYELAKEHGFEPVSAAEAAAQADLIMILLPDQVQAEVYKNDIAPNLKSGDVLAFGHGFNIHFEQIAPPADVDVIMAAPKGPGHLVRRTYTEGGAVPAIIAVDQDASGKAFDIALAYAKGIGATRSGVLQTTFREETETDLFGEQAVLCGGLSELIKAGFETLVEAGYQPEIAYFECLHECKLIIDLIYEGGLAKMRDSISDTAEYGDLTRGPRVINDKSREEMKKILKEIQQGEFAREFIAENMTGKAHFSAMRRIGKEHQIEQVGGELRKMMSWLKK
- the ilvN gene encoding acetolactate synthase small subunit, whose amino-acid sequence is MRHTLSVTVENEPGVLSRVAGLFSGRGFNIESLNVAPTLEEGVSHMTITTIGDEHIVEQIVKQLRKLVTVIKVVDMVEHKAVEREMVILKVNAEDNKRAEILRIVDIFRCKVVDVSPDELSIEVTGDHGKIEALINLLTRFGIKEVARTGTVAMKRALQV
- the ilvB gene encoding biosynthetic-type acetolactate synthase large subunit gives rise to the protein MELTGAQIFLECLKKEGVDVVFGFPGGAVIDIYDELPNYPFKHILVRHEQGAIHAADGYARATGDVGVCLVTSGPGATNTVTGIATAYMDSIPVVIFTGQVPTPLIGNDAFQEVDIVGITRPCTKHNYLVKDIKDLAYTVRQAFYLARTGRPGPVLVDLPKDIMQQKFEFEWPEDVSLRSYNPNLKPHARQIKKVAKLIEGAERPLIYAGGGVISSGAEDELTWLAQSLNIPVTATLMGLGAFPGEDPLWLGMLGMHGTYAANMAINNADLVLAIGARFDDRVTGKVSTFAPKATLVHIDIDPTSIQKNVAVHVPLVADCKSALSALKSEMEPNLDSVDWEVAHAVWVRQVQEWSETHPLRYKKGDTEFIKPQRVVEKVYEISKGEAIVATEVGQNQMWAAQFYKFKRSKSFLSSGGLGTMGFGFPAAIGAQMAFPDKLVVNIAGDGSIQMNIQEMMTAVCNNLPVKIVILNNGYLGMVRQWQELFYNRNYCETCMDAQPDFVKLAEAYGAAGYRVTEEKDLEPVLKEAFSNGKPTIIDVRVDPEENVYPMVPAGASLTDMLLV
- a CDS encoding DUF465 domain-containing protein, whose protein sequence is MEQREIELIEQLVGQDSEINALWNQHNEFKKLIDKMEAKSYLSDTETQEVKELKKKKLAGKTKLQALLDKHK
- a CDS encoding DUF167 domain-containing protein gives rise to the protein MSEVIAELPSYIRPCGHGSWRVSVWVQPGAKNEGITGEYQDSVRVRINAPAVDNKANKALAAFVATRLGLKKRNISIASGHSNRKKVLLVESDVEPRWDGIIPASA
- a CDS encoding DivIVA domain-containing protein, whose product is MSLSKIDLLNKKFSKSLFGYSKSEVDQLMVELAEVLGTSADEKKQLQKMVSRRESTITEFRQREETLRDTLMTTQKMVDDLKATARKEAEVIINEAHSRAEVILQQAHNRLAQIHEDINELKRQRTRFEVELKALLESHLKTLEIGDPEVEKVEAIESKLKFFKKAK
- a CDS encoding YggT family protein, with the translated sequence MDYVILAVAKVLSLVLNLYMWVVIISALITWVNPDPYNPIVRFLRSVTEPVFAKVRQYLPFVNIGGFDLSPIVVLLAIQMLDIALVGNLTRLAYGM
- a CDS encoding HAD family hydrolase; translated protein: MESIHISAVTPPDVVKEIKGVIFDCDGVLINSFESNKWYYNKFKEKFGLDLMDAEEEKAVHALTHAAALKHILPEEFHDEAFAFSKDPSLKEGINYIEVEEGLTRLLEWLRTNNIRMGINTNRTDTLPLVLQMFDIEGFFAPMVTSQTLPNTKPHPEGVHYILDKWKMKPEEVVYIGDTWVDESCAERAGVEFWAYRSPTLNARLHVDSYWTLCNLLEKARNDVWSSCGCGQLKFI